AGCCGCCGCCGCCGCGTTGGCCGCGCCCAGAAGGGCGCCGAGCAGGAGGCTGGTGGTGACGGTCATCGGGGGGACGAGAACCCGGGCTGGGGGGTCAGGGCGAGCAAGCTAGTCCGCCCCCCGCAGAGGCTCCCCCAAGCCGGGGTGAAGACCGGACAAAGCGACCTTTGTATGTGGCCCGTCCTGCGTCCCATCGTCCGCCCCAGCTCCCTCCTATTCCCCGCCCCGCTCACCCGTCTCCAGCCACGCGGCGAAGGCGTCGAGAGCTCGGCCGCGGTGGCTGATCCGGTTTTTCTCGCCGGCCCCCATCTGGGCGAACGTCCGGCCGTCGCCGTCGGTTGGGCGGAAGAGGGCGTCGTACCCGAACCCGCCCGTTCCAGACTCCTCCGTCGCGATGAGCCCCTCGCACACGCCGTCGAAGAACCGGACCCCGTCGCCGTCGACGTAGGCGAGGGCGGTGCGGAAGCGGGCCGTCCGAGTCGGCGCTCCCGCGAGCTCGGCGAGGAGCTTCCGGCGGTTGGCCTCGTCGTCTGCGTCCTCGCCAGCGTAGCGCGCGCTCCGGACGCCCGGCGCCCCGTCGAGCGCGTCGACCTCGAGGCCGGTGTCGTCGGCGAGGGACGGGAGCCCCGTGTGGGCCCAGAGCGCACGGGCCTTCTTCTCGGCGTTACCCCGGAGCGTGTCGGCGTCCTCCTCCACCTCGGGCGCGTCGTCGAGGGAGCCGGCCGAGACGAGGTCGACGTCGAGTCCGGCGAGGCGGGCCTCCAGTTCGGCGACCT
This sequence is a window from Rubrivirga marina. Protein-coding genes within it:
- the rdgB gene encoding RdgB/HAM1 family non-canonical purine NTP pyrophosphatase, with the protein product MHLVLATRNAGKVAELEARLAGLDVDLVSAGSLDDAPEVEEDADTLRGNAEKKARALWAHTGLPSLADDTGLEVDALDGAPGVRSARYAGEDADDEANRRKLLAELAGAPTRTARFRTALAYVDGDGVRFFDGVCEGLIATEESGTGGFGYDALFRPTDGDGRTFAQMGAGEKNRISHRGRALDAFAAWLETGERGGE